The following coding sequences lie in one Thermomicrobium sp. 4228-Ro genomic window:
- a CDS encoding M20 family metallopeptidase, with protein MTISVAEVATRRDSLLAEVQRLVELESPSTEKAAVDRLVAYVRERARQLGAMLEEHPQADYGDLTVASWPACGAAPPEPLLVLTHLDTVWPVGTLARRPFRVEGDTAYGPGIYDMKASVAMFLEAVRLLHERGLAHRPLRWLINTEEEVGSPVSRPLIEAEAQRSALVLCLEPPAPGGALKTARKGVGIFTVRITGRAAHAGADPEQGVSAIQELANQIAYLHSLSDQSLGTTVNVGVVGGGTRSNVVAAEAWAKVDVRVATRAEAERVIAAVLGARPWLPGATVTVEGGLNRPPMERTPAIAAAFERARAIGRELGVELSEAATGGASDGNFTAALGVPTLDGLGCPGDGAHAEHERISLSGLIERTALLSALLHRL; from the coding sequence ATGACGATTTCGGTCGCTGAGGTTGCCACCCGGCGGGACTCGCTCCTGGCCGAGGTGCAGAGGCTCGTCGAACTCGAGTCGCCGAGTACGGAGAAGGCCGCTGTCGACCGCCTAGTGGCGTACGTGCGCGAGCGGGCACGCCAGCTGGGGGCGATGCTCGAGGAACACCCGCAGGCCGACTACGGCGACCTGACGGTCGCCAGCTGGCCGGCGTGCGGCGCGGCACCGCCCGAGCCACTCCTCGTCCTCACGCACCTCGATACGGTGTGGCCGGTCGGCACGCTCGCACGTCGTCCCTTCCGGGTCGAAGGAGACACTGCCTACGGCCCTGGAATCTACGACATGAAGGCGAGTGTCGCGATGTTCCTCGAGGCGGTACGGCTCTTGCACGAGCGGGGCCTCGCCCATCGGCCGCTTCGCTGGCTGATCAACACGGAAGAAGAAGTCGGGAGCCCGGTCTCGCGCCCGCTGATCGAAGCTGAGGCGCAGCGGAGCGCGCTCGTGCTCTGCCTGGAGCCGCCAGCGCCGGGCGGTGCCTTAAAGACCGCCCGTAAAGGGGTGGGGATCTTCACGGTACGGATCACCGGGCGGGCTGCGCACGCCGGGGCCGATCCAGAGCAGGGGGTGAGTGCCATCCAGGAGCTGGCCAACCAGATCGCCTACCTGCACAGTCTGAGCGACCAGTCGCTCGGCACCACCGTCAACGTCGGTGTGGTCGGGGGCGGGACACGCTCGAACGTGGTCGCGGCCGAAGCGTGGGCGAAGGTGGACGTACGGGTGGCGACGCGCGCGGAGGCGGAGCGGGTCATCGCGGCCGTGCTGGGGGCGCGTCCCTGGCTGCCCGGTGCGACGGTGACGGTCGAGGGCGGCCTGAACCGCCCGCCGATGGAGCGGACACCGGCGATCGCCGCGGCCTTCGAGCGGGCGCGGGCGATCGGCCGGGAACTTGGGGTAGAACTGAGCGAAGCCGCGACCGGTGGCGCGAGCGATGGCAACTTCACGGCGGCACTCGGTGTGCCGACACTGGACGGGCTGGGCTGCCCGGGCGATGGTGCGCATGCCGAGCACGAGCGGATCAGTCTGAGCGGCTTGATCGAACGGACCGCGCTCCTGTCGGCACTGCTCCACCGGCTGTGA
- a CDS encoding aspartate aminotransferase family protein, with protein sequence MRLEVDPLQILPRVLARYSSVVVERAEGLYVWDKNGERWMDFTSGIAVVNTGHCHPRVVAAIREQAGKIIHAQANILIHEPMLRLSQLITATMPPKLNQVFFTNSGAEAVEGAVKLAKVATGRPAVIAFRGAFHGRTHLAMALTSSRVKVRGHYEPLVPSIYYAPYPYPFRNPYNVPPDDVDLVCIAELERLFQTMVMPDDVAAIIVEPMLGEGGYILPPKRFLQNLRAICDRYGILLIVDEIQTGVGRTGTMWAFEQFGIVPDIVTVAKGIASGLPLAAVVANKELMDRWEPGAHGGTYGGNAVACAAGVATFEVMRDEKLPENAARIGGYLMAQLRELQQEFPVIGEVRGLGLMIGVELVKPDRSPHPEAVKKVVQRAQELKTLLITAGEYDHVIRVIPPLVITQEQADAFLDVFAEALKAAE encoded by the coding sequence ATGCGTCTCGAGGTCGATCCACTACAGATTCTGCCGCGTGTGCTGGCTCGCTACTCCTCGGTCGTGGTCGAGCGGGCCGAGGGGCTCTACGTCTGGGACAAGAACGGCGAGCGCTGGATGGACTTCACCTCGGGGATCGCGGTGGTCAACACCGGCCACTGCCACCCGCGCGTGGTGGCGGCGATCCGCGAGCAGGCGGGGAAGATCATCCACGCGCAGGCCAACATCCTGATCCACGAGCCGATGCTGCGGCTCTCCCAGCTCATCACAGCGACGATGCCACCCAAGTTGAATCAGGTGTTCTTCACCAACTCCGGCGCCGAGGCAGTGGAGGGGGCAGTCAAGCTGGCCAAGGTGGCCACGGGTCGTCCGGCGGTCATCGCCTTCCGCGGTGCCTTCCACGGGCGGACGCATCTCGCGATGGCCCTGACTAGCTCGCGGGTGAAGGTGCGCGGTCACTACGAGCCATTGGTGCCCTCCATCTACTACGCACCCTATCCCTACCCGTTCCGCAATCCCTACAACGTGCCGCCGGATGACGTCGACCTCGTCTGCATCGCAGAGTTGGAGCGCCTGTTCCAGACGATGGTGATGCCGGACGACGTGGCAGCGATCATCGTCGAGCCGATGCTCGGCGAGGGTGGATACATCTTGCCGCCCAAGCGATTCCTGCAGAACCTGCGCGCCATCTGCGATCGCTACGGCATCCTGCTGATCGTGGACGAAATCCAGACGGGGGTCGGGCGCACCGGGACGATGTGGGCGTTCGAACAGTTCGGAATCGTGCCGGACATCGTGACGGTGGCCAAGGGGATCGCTTCCGGGCTGCCGCTGGCCGCGGTGGTGGCCAACAAGGAACTAATGGATCGCTGGGAGCCGGGAGCCCACGGTGGCACCTACGGCGGCAACGCGGTCGCCTGTGCGGCTGGCGTGGCGACCTTCGAAGTGATGCGTGACGAGAAGTTGCCGGAGAACGCTGCCCGCATCGGCGGCTACCTCATGGCGCAGCTACGCGAGCTCCAGCAGGAGTTTCCCGTTATCGGCGAGGTGCGTGGACTGGGTCTGATGATCGGTGTCGAACTCGTGAAGCCCGACCGCTCGCCGCATCCCGAGGCGGTCAAGAAGGTGGTGCAGCGCGCCCAGGAGCTCAAGACGCTCCTCATCACGGCGGGCGAGTACGACCACGTGATCCGTGTTATCCCGCCGCTCGTCATCACCCAGGAGCAGGCCGACGCCTTCCTGGACGTGTTCGCCGAGGCGCTCAAGGCAGCCGAGTGA
- a CDS encoding MarR family winged helix-turn-helix transcriptional regulator: MTVFDPELRQHSRAARIAMALLRLSHAVKAISSDEVKGIGLTPLQAQALLWIRYTKPFLTSVGRLAQALGVTHVTAIGIIDALERAGLVTRQASPIDRRVTLLRLTAEGERVVERLDTFGHTLEEALARLDDQELAALERGLGAVVWSLRAGGLLQVAEACRGCIYFRENVAPGTDEPHRCNLIERFLSEQEARLACPDYAPERPQGLLPIAAE, translated from the coding sequence ATGACCGTTTTCGATCCGGAACTCCGGCAACACTCCCGAGCAGCCCGCATCGCGATGGCGCTGCTCCGCTTGAGTCATGCGGTCAAGGCGATCTCGTCCGACGAGGTCAAGGGAATCGGCCTCACACCGCTGCAAGCCCAAGCGTTACTGTGGATCCGCTACACCAAGCCGTTCCTCACCTCGGTCGGACGGCTCGCCCAAGCCCTCGGTGTCACACACGTCACGGCGATCGGTATTATCGACGCGCTCGAGCGCGCCGGACTCGTCACCCGCCAGGCGAGCCCGATCGACCGCCGCGTCACGCTCCTCCGCTTGACAGCGGAGGGGGAACGAGTCGTCGAACGGCTCGATACCTTCGGTCACACGCTCGAAGAAGCGCTCGCCCGACTGGACGACCAGGAGCTGGCAGCGCTGGAGCGCGGGCTGGGAGCGGTGGTCTGGAGCCTCCGTGCTGGTGGACTCCTCCAGGTCGCCGAAGCCTGCCGCGGCTGTATCTACTTCCGCGAGAACGTCGCGCCGGGCACGGACGAACCGCACCGCTGCAACCTCATCGAACGATTCCTGAGCGAGCAGGAGGCCCGTCTGGCCTGTCCTGACTATGCCCCAGAACGTCCTCAGGGCCTCCTGCCGATCGCAGCCGAGTGA
- a CDS encoding protoglobin domain-containing protein, with product MTTAAIPGYRFGDPALPRAPYTEADLATLKQALLFTEEDAAALRRAGEILAPHVEELLDVWYGFVGGHDFLLRYFSTPEGPHQEYLARVRKRFGQWVLDTCRAEFDQRWLDYAYEIGRRHFDRKNQTDNVEGAPPFVHYRYMIALVYPIYATVRPFLERGESDPAQVERMHQAWLKAVLLQAILWTYPYVKEGVF from the coding sequence ATGACGACAGCAGCGATTCCGGGTTATCGCTTCGGTGATCCCGCTCTGCCCCGTGCTCCGTACACGGAAGCCGACCTGGCGACGTTGAAGCAGGCACTCCTCTTTACCGAGGAGGATGCCGCTGCGCTCCGGCGAGCTGGTGAGATCCTGGCACCGCACGTCGAGGAACTCCTGGACGTCTGGTACGGGTTCGTCGGTGGCCACGACTTCCTGCTCCGCTACTTCTCCACACCCGAGGGGCCACACCAGGAATATCTGGCACGCGTACGCAAGCGATTCGGCCAATGGGTCCTCGATACCTGCCGGGCCGAGTTCGACCAGCGCTGGCTGGACTACGCGTACGAGATCGGACGCCGCCACTTCGATCGGAAGAACCAGACCGACAACGTCGAGGGAGCCCCGCCGTTCGTCCACTATCGCTACATGATCGCGCTCGTCTACCCCATTTATGCGACCGTGCGCCCGTTCCTCGAACGAGGCGAGAGCGACCCAGCTCAGGTCGAGCGGATGCACCAGGCTTGGCTGAAGGCAGTGCTCCTGCAGGCCATTCTCTGGACGTATCCCTACGTGAAGGAGGGTGTCTTCTAG